GGATGTGGCTTATTTGCTCTTCGTAATACTTGATAAGATTTTTAAAGGCAAATGGAATTTTTTCTTCGTCTTTGCTGAAAAAAGAAGAATATCCAAGAATAGGTTGGACGGCGTCGTCACCAGCAATAAGAATCATGTTAGTATTATCATAAAAAAGATGTATTAGACCATTTGAATTGAGGGGATAATATGAAAGTTGGTTGGATAAACCCCATTTGTATCTAAAAAAATGATGAGCTATCTTACGAGCTAATGCAGAGTCGATGGGATTGCTAAACAATAAACCAGATAAACTGAGCAATAAAGTAAAAGCTAAAGATTTCATTTTTTTTTCAAAAATAACTTTTTTGTGGTGATTGGTCAATTAATAAATGTTAGCTTGATTTTTTAATGTACATATGATGTCAGTAAATTCATCTTTAAACACGTTTTTTGCGTAGATTTGCAAAAAAGAAAGTGAAAATTCTTTTAAAGAATATCGATGTTCTTTGGCTTTCCGAAGAAGGGAATAATAAAGTTTATCCTTACGTGCGGGAGATGTTTTCTAATCCACCACGTATAGAAAATGCTTTTTTGTTCGCAGAAAACGGAGTTGTTAAGGGTTTTGGACATATGTCCGTAATGGATGTCAAAGAAAGTCATTGCGATATCGTTTTGGATGCTCGTAATCGTCATGTTTTTCCTGGTTTTTGTGATTCACACACACATGTGGTTTTTGCTAAAACACGAGAAAGTGAGTTTGTGGATAAGATCAAAGGTTTAAGTTATGCTGAAATTGCAAGACGAGGCGGTGGGATTTTAAATTCTGCACGTGCCTTACATAAGGCATCAGAAGAAGAACTTTATGAACTAGCTCTACAAAGGATAAGACAATTGATTAGTTTGGGAACTACTGCCATTGAAATAAAAAGTGGTTATGGTCTAACGACTTCATCTGAGTTAAAAATATTGAGGGTTATTCGTAGCCTTAAAGAAACATTACCTATCCCCGTTCGTTCAACATTTCTTGGAGCTCATGCATTTCCCGAAGAATATCAGAATAAACGAGATGCATATGTTGATCTGATTGTACAGGAGATGTTGCCTGCTGTGGCTGAAGAAAATTTGGCTGATTTTGTAGACGTTTTTTGTGATGAAGGTTTTTTTACACCGGAACAAACGGAAAAAATTTTCGAAACAGCTATTAAATGGGGTTTGCGACCCAAGATCCATGCTAATGAGCTAGGTATCACAGGTGGTGTAAGAGTGGCTGTTAAGTATGGAGCTGTGAGTGTTGATCATTTAGAACATTTAACCAATGAAGAAATTGATTTACTGGCTAACTCTGCTACAATTCCTACTGCTTTACCTGGAACTTCTTTCTTTTTACGTTTACCTTATGCACCTATGCGGAAAATGGTGGATGTAGGACTACCACTTGCTTTAGCGTCGGACTTCAATCCGGGCAGTTGCCCCTCTGGCAACATGCAGTTCATATGGACCCTAGCCTGTATTTATGGGCGATTGCTTCCTGAGGAAGCTCTGGTAGCCATGACCATCAATGGTGCTTGTGCGATGGGCTTACAAGATAAAGTGGGATCTTTTGCTCTTGGTAAAACAGCCAATTTTATTTTATCAAAACCTCTTCCATCTCTGGCTTTCATACCTTACTACTATGGAGTAAGTAACATCGAAAAGGTTTTCGTAAATGGATTTCCATGGAATTTAAACGAATAATAAATATGGAAAAACTCATAGAATGTGTTCCAAATTTTAGCGAAGGTCGTGATAAGACCAAAATTAAAGCCATAACCGATGTCATTGAATCGGTTAAAGGTGTTTGGTTGCTGGATGTGGACCCTGGTGAGTCGACCAATAGAACAGTTGTAACTTTTGTTGGTACTCCCGAAGAAGTACTCGAAGCTGCTTTTTTAGCTGTAAAAAAAGCATCTGAGGTTATTGACATGAGCCAACACAAAGGAGCTCATCCCCGTTTTGGGGCTACAGATGTTCTTCCTCTAGTACCGTTGTCTAACATTACCATGGAAGAAGTAGTAGAATATGCTAGGCGACTTGCAAAACGAATAGGAGAAGAGTTGGAAATACCTGTTTATTGTTATGAAGAAGCAGCATTCTATCCTGAAAGAAAGAATTTAGCCAATGTTCGTGCTGGCGAGTATGAGGGTTTGCCTCAAAAACTTGCTGATCCTGCATGGAAACACGATTTTGGTCCTGCAAAATTTAATCCTCAAACAGGGGCTATTGCTGTAGGAGCTCGTGATTTTTTGGTTGCTATTAATTTTAATCTTAATACCACTAGTGTTCGTCGTGCCAATGCTATAGCTTTTGACGTTCGCGAAAAAGGTCGTCCACTCCGTGAAGGAAATCCAATTACAGGTAAAATTGTGCGTGATGAAAAAGGTGAACCTGTTATGATTCCTGGTACTCTCAAGGCTACAAAAGCTATTGGCTGGTACATAGAAGAGTATGGCATAGCACAAGTAAGCATGAACATAACCAATATTTCCGTGACTCCTGTTCACGTAGCTTTTGATGAAGTTTGTCGTAAAGCGGCTGAACGTGGTGTGAGAGTAACTGGTGCTGAAATCGTTGGTCTAGTTCCCAAACGTGTTCTCATCGATGCAGGAAAACATTATCTCCGCATGCAAAAACGGTCTGTTGGAGTAGCTGAGGATGAGCTCGTAAAAATCGCTATTCGCAGCATGGGACTTTCCGACATCAAGCCTTTCAATCCTCGAGAAAAAGTCATTGAGTATATCATTGAAGAAAAGAAGAAAGAAAAAAAGCTTATTGATTTAACATGCAAGCAATTTGTTCACGAAACAGCCAGTGAGTCGCCAGCTCCAGGAGGTGGTTCTGTATCTGCACTTATGGGAGCTCTTGGTGCTGCTCTTGGCACAATGGTTGCCAATCTAAGTTCCCACAAACCAGGATGGGACGATCGATGGGAAGAGTTCAGTGATTGGGCTGAAAAAGGACAAAACATACTCAATGAATTATTATTTCTGGTGGATGAAGATACCAAAGCTTTCAATAGGGTGATGGATGCGTATGGTTTACCTAAAGACACGGATGAGGAAAAACAAGAGCGTCAAAAAGCTATTCAAGAAGCTATGCGTTACGCTACATCGGTTCCATTGCGTACGATGAAAAAGTCTTTAGAAGTTTTTCAGCTTTGTAAGGCCATGGTGGAAACTGGTAATCCTAATTCTCTGTCTGATGCAGGTGTTGGCTCATTAGCAGCTTTGGCTGGCGTGAAAGGAGCTTACTATAATGTTCTTATTAACCTTGCTAATATTGAAGATAAATCTTGGGCTGAAACCGTTCGAAAAGAAGCTGATGGATTATTGCAAGAAGCTCTTCGCATTGCACAAGAAATTGAGCAACTGGTCCAAGAAAAGCTCTGATGACCATCAGAAGCAAAGTCTCTTTATTCACGTAATATTACATTTCAGAAAGTTGCCTTCTTTAGTGCTTACGGCCAATTTTTAATGAATAAGTTATTGCTTTATATAAATGACAATAGGTCAATGTGTGATCTTACTGGTTTTTGTCAGGTAAATTATCAGATGAGGAAAGAGATCTTTTTTTCTTTTTAGAATAATTGTAAATTAATATTATAATGATGGTAATTAGCCATATAGGCCATAGAGTAATAATAGCTTGCACTATCCAGATGAGAATGTGCCATCCTTCGAGGAAATTTTCTTTTGCTCTTTTCCAGAAGAAAGTTTTTTTCATCTTGGGTTCGTAAAAAGTGATTGAAAGTGTTGAATACTGCACTTGATTTTGTAAGTGCGAAAGTCTTCCTTGAAGACTTTCGATATCAAG
The Bacteroidales bacterium genome window above contains:
- a CDS encoding Spi family protease inhibitor, which gives rise to MKSLAFTLLLSLSGLLFSNPIDSALARKIAHHFFRYKWGLSNQLSYYPLNSNGLIHLFYDNTNMILIAGDDAVQPILGYSSFFSKDEEKIPFAFKNLIKYYEEQISHIQKMGIEPTFEIKQLWQDWLNGTYQSPNKSSVPPLLHCLWDQGKYYNSLCPYLSLIHI
- the hutI gene encoding imidazolonepropionase encodes the protein MKILLKNIDVLWLSEEGNNKVYPYVREMFSNPPRIENAFLFAENGVVKGFGHMSVMDVKESHCDIVLDARNRHVFPGFCDSHTHVVFAKTRESEFVDKIKGLSYAEIARRGGGILNSARALHKASEEELYELALQRIRQLISLGTTAIEIKSGYGLTTSSELKILRVIRSLKETLPIPVRSTFLGAHAFPEEYQNKRDAYVDLIVQEMLPAVAEENLADFVDVFCDEGFFTPEQTEKIFETAIKWGLRPKIHANELGITGGVRVAVKYGAVSVDHLEHLTNEEIDLLANSATIPTALPGTSFFLRLPYAPMRKMVDVGLPLALASDFNPGSCPSGNMQFIWTLACIYGRLLPEEALVAMTINGACAMGLQDKVGSFALGKTANFILSKPLPSLAFIPYYYGVSNIEKVFVNGFPWNLNE
- the ftcD gene encoding glutamate formimidoyltransferase, whose amino-acid sequence is MEKLIECVPNFSEGRDKTKIKAITDVIESVKGVWLLDVDPGESTNRTVVTFVGTPEEVLEAAFLAVKKASEVIDMSQHKGAHPRFGATDVLPLVPLSNITMEEVVEYARRLAKRIGEELEIPVYCYEEAAFYPERKNLANVRAGEYEGLPQKLADPAWKHDFGPAKFNPQTGAIAVGARDFLVAINFNLNTTSVRRANAIAFDVREKGRPLREGNPITGKIVRDEKGEPVMIPGTLKATKAIGWYIEEYGIAQVSMNITNISVTPVHVAFDEVCRKAAERGVRVTGAEIVGLVPKRVLIDAGKHYLRMQKRSVGVAEDELVKIAIRSMGLSDIKPFNPREKVIEYIIEEKKKEKKLIDLTCKQFVHETASESPAPGGGSVSALMGALGAALGTMVANLSSHKPGWDDRWEEFSDWAEKGQNILNELLFLVDEDTKAFNRVMDAYGLPKDTDEEKQERQKAIQEAMRYATSVPLRTMKKSLEVFQLCKAMVETGNPNSLSDAGVGSLAALAGVKGAYYNVLINLANIEDKSWAETVRKEADGLLQEALRIAQEIEQLVQEKL